A stretch of Cytophagales bacterium DNA encodes these proteins:
- a CDS encoding TonB-dependent receptor encodes MSPGLGASFDDKMINQPIPKAFFAALAVCLNVSVLAQDTLNVVQTHDYIEAGSKVEMTLEKFGKAIYRLDSQQIASNKGKDISDLLNEIPGIHVDGNFAAPGTSLNLWIRGAQSDQTLVLIDGIPFNDPSGTAQEFDLRLLDLLQIESIEVIKGGMGSLYGTGASVGVISIVTNQPANEKFVGNLNFDLGSFNTSATHIDLSGTSGGFNYLVSSTTRGSGGFSEARDTSGKQNYDDDGANSVNFLGKVGYQFSDQFSIGFTSAYHQVLSDIDGTMFLDNVSFADLSLLRVAFNANYNWSKGSIRGNFSYHRNKRTNDLQGIGGPADRKIFNFSGNFLQADVMVNQKLSNELEMIGGINLQQPTWEPEEEMADTVSFTMLDPYMSFIYNKENLNVQLGGRLSFHSISGTNFVWDINPSYLFDLGSGKLKVFGAYATTFLTPTLRQFYGGDLNRLVNDAGNLDLDAEQSETIEGGANWIAIGKLSGGVAYFFRKDKNFVELELNEDRTIGRYVNLTAEREVNGLELNARYAFSPQLSLSGYYTYTNALTRFTVLRRIPKNKFLFTLSALPVEKLLVKLTYLAVGETRENNDISLDTYDVFDLDVSYDLSESIFIAGSINNVFDEGFVSRNGLNSTKRNFNIGLRYRF; translated from the coding sequence GTGAGCCCTGGCCTGGGTGCTTCTTTTGATGATAAAATGATCAACCAACCTATACCAAAGGCATTTTTTGCCGCTTTAGCTGTTTGCCTGAATGTTTCAGTTCTGGCCCAGGATACCCTGAACGTTGTTCAAACTCATGATTACATAGAGGCTGGGAGTAAAGTTGAAATGACCCTCGAAAAATTCGGGAAAGCCATTTACCGATTGGACAGCCAACAAATTGCTTCCAACAAAGGGAAAGACATTTCCGATCTACTCAATGAAATTCCGGGTATCCATGTAGATGGAAACTTCGCCGCCCCGGGAACGAGCCTTAATCTGTGGATCAGAGGAGCCCAAAGTGATCAGACTTTGGTTTTGATTGACGGAATACCCTTTAATGATCCCTCGGGTACTGCCCAGGAGTTTGATCTAAGGTTACTAGATCTCCTTCAAATTGAGTCCATAGAAGTGATCAAGGGGGGGATGGGGTCCCTCTACGGAACGGGGGCATCCGTAGGCGTGATCAGTATCGTTACAAATCAACCAGCGAATGAAAAGTTCGTTGGAAACCTCAATTTCGATTTGGGTAGTTTCAACACGTCTGCTACTCATATCGATTTGTCGGGTACCTCCGGGGGCTTCAACTACCTGGTCAGCAGTACAACCCGTGGTTCCGGTGGTTTTTCTGAAGCAAGAGATACTTCCGGAAAACAAAATTATGATGATGATGGGGCCAATTCAGTCAACTTCCTTGGGAAGGTTGGCTATCAATTCTCAGATCAATTTTCAATAGGCTTTACTTCTGCCTATCATCAAGTTTTGAGTGATATTGATGGCACGATGTTTTTGGATAATGTTTCATTTGCGGATTTGAGCTTGCTTCGAGTGGCATTTAATGCTAACTACAATTGGTCTAAAGGAAGTATACGTGGCAATTTTTCTTATCATAGAAACAAACGAACCAATGATCTTCAGGGTATTGGTGGTCCCGCGGATCGTAAGATCTTCAACTTCAGTGGTAATTTTTTACAGGCCGATGTGATGGTCAATCAGAAGCTTTCGAATGAATTAGAAATGATCGGAGGTATCAATCTTCAGCAACCCACCTGGGAACCGGAAGAAGAAATGGCAGATACAGTAAGCTTTACAATGTTAGATCCTTACATGTCGTTCATCTATAATAAGGAAAACCTCAATGTCCAACTCGGTGGCCGATTGAGTTTTCATAGTATTTCCGGTACCAATTTTGTGTGGGATATTAACCCGAGTTATTTATTCGATTTGGGGTCAGGTAAACTCAAAGTATTTGGAGCTTATGCTACCACTTTTCTTACACCGACTTTGAGGCAGTTCTACGGAGGGGATTTAAATCGGCTGGTAAACGATGCAGGAAACCTGGACCTTGACGCGGAACAATCTGAAACCATAGAAGGAGGAGCTAACTGGATTGCGATAGGCAAATTGAGTGGCGGAGTAGCTTATTTCTTTCGGAAAGACAAAAACTTCGTCGAGTTGGAACTCAATGAGGATAGGACAATAGGCAGGTATGTCAATCTCACAGCCGAAAGGGAAGTGAATGGGCTGGAATTGAATGCCCGGTATGCGTTTTCGCCACAACTTAGCTTGTCGGGCTATTATACCTACACGAATGCACTGACGAGATTTACTGTCTTAAGAAGAATACCTAAAAATAAATTCCTCTTCACCCTTTCTGCTTTACCTGTGGAAAAACTGCTGGTAAAATTGACATACTTAGCTGTTGGTGAAACGCGTGAAAACAATGACATCTCACTTGATACCTACGACGTTTTCGATTTGGATGTCTCTTATGATTTGAGTGAATCCATTTTTATAGCCGGGAGTATCAACAATGTGTTTGACGAGGGTTTTGTGTCCAGGAATGGATTGAATTCCACTAAAAGAAATTTCAATATCGGGTTGAGATATCGCTTCTAG
- a CDS encoding helix-turn-helix domain-containing protein, translating into MKHVSVLVPEGPAVLSSIVGPFKLFGQVNNFLAQQGYPPYYDIQLVGLNKTTTLYDGIFTIQPHVTIDQVDKTDLIVVTTIMGDMEDSLSKNNAFLPWINARFREGAEVASLCMGAFLLAATGILDGRRATTHWVGIDQFSEMFPEVLLQQDKIITDEDRTYTSGGAYSFLNLLIYLIEKYNGRDMAIMNAKLFEIDIDRYSQSEFVIFESQKTHSDTSIQSVQSFIESHFGENITLEALSEQAALSRRNLIRRFKKATQNTPFQYLQRVRVEAAKKLLERTDKNITEAMVEVGYSDNKAFRSVFKKYTGISPVDYRNKYNSHFSRQS; encoded by the coding sequence ATGAAACATGTATCGGTACTCGTACCAGAAGGACCGGCAGTGCTCAGCAGCATCGTTGGCCCTTTCAAGCTCTTTGGTCAGGTGAATAATTTCCTGGCACAACAAGGGTATCCGCCTTATTATGATATTCAGTTAGTCGGTCTCAATAAAACCACCACTTTATACGATGGCATCTTTACCATCCAGCCCCACGTCACCATCGATCAAGTTGATAAAACAGACCTCATAGTAGTCACAACGATCATGGGAGATATGGAGGATTCCTTATCCAAAAACAATGCTTTCCTGCCGTGGATCAATGCCAGGTTTAGGGAAGGAGCGGAAGTAGCCAGTCTTTGTATGGGGGCATTTTTGTTGGCAGCCACAGGTATTTTGGATGGCAGACGAGCCACCACTCATTGGGTCGGAATTGATCAATTCAGTGAGATGTTTCCGGAGGTATTGCTGCAACAGGATAAGATCATTACAGATGAAGATCGGACCTATACCAGTGGTGGTGCCTATTCGTTTTTGAACCTGTTGATCTATCTGATCGAAAAGTACAATGGCCGGGACATGGCCATCATGAACGCAAAACTTTTTGAGATAGATATTGACCGCTACAGCCAATCGGAGTTTGTCATATTCGAATCCCAAAAGACCCACAGTGATACTTCTATTCAAAGTGTTCAGTCGTTCATTGAAAGCCATTTTGGAGAAAATATCACTTTGGAGGCGCTCTCGGAACAGGCGGCGCTCAGCAGAAGGAACCTGATCCGGCGGTTTAAGAAAGCAACACAGAATACGCCTTTTCAATATTTACAAAGAGTGAGAGTAGAAGCTGCTAAAAAATTGCTTGAACGGACAGATAAAAACATCACGGAAGCAATGGTGGAAGTGGGCTATTCTGATAATAAGGCTTTCAGGTCTGTTTTTAAAAAATATACCGGCATATCACCTGTTGACTATCGCAATAAGTACAACAGTCATTTTTCCAGGCAATCGTAA
- a CDS encoding DUF1761 domain-containing protein: MPEISVNMTAVLIAVVANFFFGFAWYTPLFGKVWSREMGFDPDEKPPKNLMIGGMIAMVIGNFLFAWVLANNMAAYNPLTWGFDPSPYPAYGVAMMAAFFTWMGFYLPVDIGVVTWERKSWTLFFINTGYHFLSLVIAAMIIAFM; this comes from the coding sequence ATGCCTGAAATAAGTGTAAATATGACTGCTGTACTCATTGCAGTTGTCGCTAATTTTTTCTTTGGATTCGCCTGGTATACACCACTTTTCGGAAAAGTCTGGTCTCGAGAAATGGGGTTTGACCCGGATGAGAAACCCCCTAAAAATCTGATGATTGGCGGAATGATTGCTATGGTGATCGGAAACTTTCTTTTTGCCTGGGTACTTGCCAACAACATGGCAGCTTATAATCCACTCACCTGGGGTTTTGATCCTTCTCCCTATCCAGCTTATGGTGTGGCAATGATGGCCGCTTTTTTCACCTGGATGGGCTTTTATTTACCTGTGGATATTGGTGTTGTCACCTGGGAACGAAAATCATGGACGTTATTTTTCATCAATACAGGCTACCACTTTCTTAGTCTTGTGATTGCCGCAATGATCATTGCCTTTATGTAA
- a CDS encoding YdiU family protein translates to MSWLKHTYATQLPGTFYSAQKPAPIGNPDLVLYNASLANSLGIGGDLQEEEKALAYLSGNKLVPGSKAISQAYAGHQFGHFTKLGDGRAVLLGEIETELGTYDLQLKGSGQTPYSRRGDGRATFYSMLREYLISEAMHALRIPTTRSLAVVKTTDPVYREQVSEGAVLSRVAASHIRVGTFEYARFFGAPGDLEALLQYTIQRHYPALLDHQNHALALLETVMKKQKDLIIDWMRVGFIHGVMNTDNMALSGETIDYGPCAFMNAYHPKTVFSSIDTQGRYAFGNQPNMAYWNLSVFANALLPLIDKDEAIAKEKAEAALDRFPEDFSSANFDMMAQKLGIVHPIQEDGALMQGCLHQLVNHRVDYTNFFTELRRGGELIDRLSQDESFNSWHSKWEIARSRNATIAESEALMVQTNPVVIPRNHMVEDVLNAAVSGEMQPFHLLLNELASPYDDSSILQMVPANFDASYQTFCGT, encoded by the coding sequence ATGTCCTGGCTAAAACACACATACGCGACACAACTTCCCGGTACTTTCTACTCGGCGCAAAAACCAGCACCCATAGGAAATCCAGACCTGGTTTTGTACAATGCATCACTGGCCAATTCCCTGGGAATCGGAGGAGATCTACAGGAAGAGGAAAAAGCCCTTGCCTATCTCTCCGGCAATAAATTGGTACCGGGTAGCAAAGCGATTTCTCAAGCTTATGCCGGACATCAGTTCGGTCATTTCACCAAATTGGGTGATGGTCGTGCCGTACTATTGGGCGAAATTGAAACTGAACTAGGGACATACGATCTGCAGCTCAAAGGGTCGGGACAAACGCCTTATTCAAGAAGAGGAGATGGTCGCGCGACATTCTATTCCATGTTGCGGGAATACCTGATCAGTGAAGCCATGCATGCATTACGTATCCCAACCACGCGGAGCCTGGCGGTTGTAAAAACCACCGATCCGGTGTACCGGGAGCAAGTAAGTGAGGGTGCGGTCCTTTCCCGTGTAGCTGCTAGCCATATCCGTGTAGGCACGTTCGAGTATGCACGCTTTTTTGGTGCACCCGGCGACCTGGAAGCGCTGCTGCAATACACCATACAAAGGCATTATCCGGCACTACTGGATCATCAAAATCATGCGTTGGCATTACTGGAGACGGTTATGAAAAAGCAGAAAGACCTGATCATCGACTGGATGCGGGTGGGATTTATCCATGGTGTGATGAACACGGACAACATGGCCTTGTCTGGTGAAACCATTGATTATGGTCCATGTGCCTTTATGAATGCCTATCACCCTAAAACGGTATTTAGTTCCATCGATACACAAGGGCGGTATGCTTTCGGAAACCAACCTAACATGGCTTACTGGAATCTGAGTGTTTTTGCCAATGCACTCCTTCCCTTGATTGATAAGGACGAAGCAATTGCTAAAGAAAAAGCAGAAGCAGCGTTGGATCGCTTTCCTGAAGATTTCTCCAGTGCAAATTTCGACATGATGGCCCAAAAACTGGGCATTGTACATCCTATTCAAGAAGATGGTGCGTTGATGCAAGGATGTCTGCATCAATTAGTAAATCATCGCGTCGATTATACCAACTTCTTTACCGAGCTGAGGCGTGGTGGTGAATTGATTGACCGTCTGAGTCAAGATGAATCTTTCAATTCCTGGCATTCAAAATGGGAAATTGCAAGATCAAGGAATGCTACAATTGCTGAAAGTGAGGCACTGATGGTACAAACCAATCCGGTCGTTATCCCACGAAATCACATGGTAGAAGATGTACTAAATGCCGCGGTTTCGGGAGAAATGCAACCATTCCACCTGCTGCTCAATGAACTGGCTTCTCCTTATGATGACTCCTCCATCCTTCAGATGGTCCCCGCCAACTTCGATGCGAGTTATCAGACGTTTTGTGGGACGTAA